In Prunus dulcis chromosome 2, ALMONDv2, whole genome shotgun sequence, a single genomic region encodes these proteins:
- the LOC117618241 gene encoding pEARLI1-like lipid transfer protein 1, which translates to MVVRDERQFVAAAVVHTAQALVAGDTEAYAHAAREATPTPTPTPTPTPTPIPMPTPTPTPIPMPTPTPTQSPPTPTPIPAPTPTPTPTPTPTPTPTPTPTPTQSPPTPTPIPTPTPTPNPTPTPTQSPPTPTPIPTPTPASCPKDTLKLGVCGDLLNDLVHLVVGTPRKTPCCSLIAGLADVDAAVCLCTAIKANVLGINLNVPVSLSLLLNYCGKSVPTDFQCA; encoded by the exons ATGGTGGTGCGTGATGAGAGGCAGTTTGTGGCTGCTGCTGTGGTGCACACTGCGCAGGCTTTAGTGGCTGGTGACACTGAGGCTTATGCGCATGCGGCAAGAGAGGCT aCCCCAACGCCAACGCCAACGCCAACGCCAACGCCAACTCCAATCCCAATGCCAACCCCAACACCAACTCCAATCCCAATgccaaccccaaccccaacaCAATCTCCtccaaccccaaccccaatACCAGCACCAACCCCAACGCCAACGCCAACTCCAACCCCAACTCCAACGCCAACtccaaccccaaccccaacaCAATCTCCtccaaccccaaccccaatACCAACaccaaccccaaccccaaacccaaccccaaccccaacaCAATCTCCtccaaccccaaccccaatACCAACaccaacccc AGCCTCTTGCCCTAAGGACACCCTTAAGCTAGGGGTATGTGGCGATTTGTTGAATGACTTGGTGCACCTTGTTGTGGGGACCCCACGAAAGACCCCTTGTTGTAGCCTCATTGCGGGTCTTGCTGATGTTGATGCTGCTGTTTGCCTTTGCACTGCCATTAAGGCCAACGTTTTGGGCATCAATCTTAATGTGCCAGTTTCCTTAAGCTTGCTTTTGAATTACTGTGGTAAGTCTGTCCCAACAGACTTCCAATGCGCTTAG
- the LOC117618242 gene encoding uncharacterized protein LOC117618242 — MAGSSSSELRTPVFNGENYEFWSIRLKTILKSHGLWDLVENGFDASDPTKEKGKEEGSKAAEEEKSITAETLMKDARALGLIQGAVSDQNFPRIVNEETSKGAWDILKQEFRGDKQVRSVKLQGLRREFEYTRMKDSESFSVYVAKLFDLINQMKSYGEELPRERVVQKLLISLPRSYDSICSVIEHSKDLDTLEIQEVVASLKNFELRLDRHNENSTEKAFTSLNVESKSSKNGSSSGGNKSQKNWKENGKNWNNKSNSNTKPNASNDGTKTPCKHCEKLHYGKCWFEGKPKCRGCGKFGHMVRNCHDNQSVQKVNYANQVEETGTLFYACNAVTDVKMSNSCCGSRRRSLC, encoded by the exons ATGGCAGGATCAAGCTCCTCTGAGCTTCGTACACCAGTgttcaatggagaaaactatGAGTTTTGGAGCATTCGATTGAAGACCATTCTGAAATCTCATGGACTGTgggatttggttgaaaatggctTTGATGCTTCAGATCCaacgaaggaaaaaggaaaggaagaaggatCTAAAGCTGCTGAAGAAGAGAAGTCTATAACGGCTGAGACTTTGATGAAAGATGCTCGTGCACTTGGACTGATCCAAGGTGCAGTCTCAGACCAAAATTTTCCCAGAATAgtgaatgaagaaacctcaaaaGGTGCATGGGATATTCTGAAGCAGGAGTTTAGAGGTGATAAACAGGTAAGAAGTGTGAAGCTACAAGGCCTACGTAGAGAGTTTGAATACACTCGTATGAAGGATAGTGAGTCATTCTCTGTTTATGTTGCTAAACTGTTTGatctaattaatcaaatgaaaagTTATGGTGAAGAGTTACCTAGAGAAAGAGTTGTGCAGAAATTGCTTATTAGCTTGCCTAGATCTTATGATTCTATATGTTCTGTGATTGAGCATTCAAAGGATCTTGACActcttgaaattcaagaagTGGTTGCATCTCTCAAGAACTTTGAGCTCAGATTAGATAGGCACAATGAAAATTCCACAGAAAAGGCTTTCACTAGTCTGAACGTTGAGAGTAAAAGCTCTAAGAATGGAAGTTCTTCTGGAGGTAACAAGTCTCAGAAGAACTGGAAGGAAAATGGGAAGAATTGGAATAACAAGTCCAATTCAAATACCAAACCAAATGCATCAAATGATGGAACTAAAACACCCTGCAAGCACTGTGAAAAACTGCACTATGGCAAGTGCTGGTTtgaaggaaaaccaaaatgcagAGGATGTGGAAAGTTTGGTCACATGGTTAGAAATTGCCATGACAATCAATCTGTGCAGAAGGTGAACTATGCCAATCAGGTTGAAGAAACTGGAACATTGttttatgcatgcaatgcTGTGACAGATGTGAAAATGAGCAACTCTTG TTGTGGTTCTCGTCGGAGGTCTTTGTGTTag